From one Lolium rigidum isolate FL_2022 chromosome 4, APGP_CSIRO_Lrig_0.1, whole genome shotgun sequence genomic stretch:
- the LOC124649470 gene encoding uncharacterized protein LOC124649470: MDDVYGRIEVFPHHFSPRTEPMDAAADGLSTSTSNMNPSPSPSRRRSWTPKRVMGAASLLHLLSIPRLRWSSSNEDDDKIELTRAEVESLRSEIADADERESQLKARLENIDEVLRYARLCGYLYIRSRWSQLPGEPPIIDDAEVDDWLPRFVVLHGQCIYYYLKSTDLSPLESTMLRDVVDVGELPNFVPEDGKTRHAFYILTRAGLRFECSSSCEIQVDSWVRAVRSGCTLTSDADEEVKSKTSGSW, encoded by the exons ATGGATGATGTTTACGGAAGAATAGAGGTCTTCCCACATCACTTCTCGCCACGGACAGAGCCCATGGATGCTGCCGCTGACGGCCTGTCCACGAGTACGAGCAACATGAATCCTTCCCCAAG TCCTTCACGCAGACGTTCTTGGACCCCGAAACGAGTCATGGGAGCCGCATCGCTTCTACATCTTCTGTCGATTCCTCGCCTTAGGTGGTCTTCCAGCAACGAGGACGACGACAAG ATCGAACTGACCAGAGCTGAGGTGGAGTCATTACGAAGCGAAATCGCTGATGCTGATGAGAGGGAGTCCCAGTTAAAAGCTCG GTTGGAAAACATCGATGAGGTCTTGAGATACGCTCGTCTCTGCGGGTACCTTTATATCAGAAGT AGATGGAGTCAGCTTCCAGGGGAGCCACCCATCATAGACGACGCGGAGGTGGACGACTGGCTACCTCGCTTTGTCGTCCTGCATGGGCAGTGCATATACTACTACCTCAAGTCTACAG ATTTGAGCCCTCTGGAGTCCACCATGCTGCGCGACGTGGTTGATGTAGGAGAGCTTCCAAACTTTGTGCCGGAGGACGGGAAGACTCGGCACGCGTTCTACATACTGACCCGGGCGGGCCTGAGGTTTGAGTGCTCGAGCAGCTGCGAGATACAG GTGGATTCGTGGGTGCGAGCAGTAAGGAGCGGCTGCACACTGACGAGCGATGCTGACGAGGAGGTCAAGAGCAAGACGAGCGGATCATGGTGA